The following coding sequences lie in one Cannabis sativa cultivar Pink pepper isolate KNU-18-1 chromosome 5, ASM2916894v1, whole genome shotgun sequence genomic window:
- the LOC133037741 gene encoding uncharacterized protein LOC133037741: MDIDDTVDDDGTQHSMFETQAKTIAVAVGKANIIPPQLLSELAESSALSANTPEYRALVERLDRLEKQQSAIIMSHAELLNNQTNVRCLLLDNQKEMKEFFMAQLGNLMTLLKEGASQPQPSQPENYRSSDVEIDHRCDQEDDVYPEDWEHNDGEHSSLPTNTIITAIGDTQSHDDVLLITFVAT, encoded by the coding sequence ATGGACATCGATGACACGGTGGATGATGATGGTACACAACATTCGATGTTTGAAACGCAAGCCAAGACCATTGCCGTGGCCGTGGGTAAGGCGAATATAATTCCACCACAGCTGCTTTCGGAACTAGCCGAGTCATCTGCTTTGAGCGCTAATACACCAGAGTATAGAGCGCTGGTGGAGAGGTTGGATAGACTTGAGAAGCAACAGTCTGCCATTATAATGTCACATGCAGAGTTATTGAATAACCAGACTAATGTGAGATGTTTACTTCTAGATAATCAGAAAGAAATGAAGGAGTTCTTCATGGCTCAGTTGGGAAACTTGATGACATTGTTGAAGGAGGGGGCATCACAGCCACAACCATCCCAGCCGGAAAATTACAGATCGTCTGATGTTGAAATTGACCACCGTTGTGATCAGGAGGATGATGTGTACCCAGAAGATTGGGAACACAATGATGGTGAGCATTCGTCTCTTCCAACGAATACCATTATCACAGCCATTGGTGATACACAGTCACATGACGATGTCTTACTCATTACTTTTGTCGCTACATAA